One Salvia splendens isolate huo1 chromosome 1, SspV2, whole genome shotgun sequence genomic window, TCAGCCACTTGTAGTATTTCTCTAGTAACTGCTCTGTCTTTATACAAGTGCCTGTTTATAAGCCTTTCCATTACTAAAAAGAAACTTAGTACCTTATTTTCTACATAATTCTGCAACTGCCCTGTCTTTATACAAGTGCCTGTTTACATGATAAATTATTTCTCTAGTAATTTCTATCACTGAATTCACATAATGAAGCACACGATTCAAGACTAGCATTTGATAGGATCATACATTTTAAGATTTCACTTTTCAAACCATATTTTAACTGGTGATTCCTATCCCAAATTCATTTCTGCACTGAAATTGGTCAATGCAGCATCTTGTCTATTTAATGGCTTCCAATCAAGCTCAAGCGCCATACAATTTTCAAATTATGCATTTGGAAGGCGATTATTAAGATCAAAGACGACAAATAAGAAACTTTCAACACTAAAAAGGTTTAAAATATCTAATCTCACTCATTAACATGCAACTATATACTTCAAATCAACCAAAAACCGTATGTGTTTGCTACCAAGAAATAGCAAGTGTATCCAAGCACAGCCATGAAACAGATAAAGAACAAGATTCAGAAATACCAAGGGGGATTTGTTGATGCTTTCTCCCCGTCCCTGGTGGTCGTCCTCTCCGCTTCTGAGTTGGTCTCACAAATGGCACAGGATTAGATGTGGAGGGCGACAATGCCAGTGAAACAGCACTATCACGCCCATATTTCCGTGGCCTTCCCCTTTTCCTACGAACAGGCTCCCCTTGCATCATAGCAGGAGGCGGACCTACACCAAGCGCGGGAGGTGGGCCAACACTCATCCCGTGAGGTGACATTGTCGATGAAGTATCTAAAGGCAACGATGATCCCATCATATTCCTCCCTGTGTTGGTTTGGTACTGCAAACCAGGATTAGTCAACGAATTCATGCCGGGGGATCCCTGTAGTCCCATGACAGAGTCGGCATTTCCTTGATGAAGATAATAGGAAGCCGAACCTTGCAGCGCCATAGCTTCCCTTTGATCCATGTATGCTTACTTAATAAATTGTTCCAATCTAAGGTACTCCAAAAATGCCAAATACAACACTTCCAAAATCGGTATCAAATTATGCCTTCATCAAGCAAAACATGGATCTCCGGCTTAGATGCTCTGTTCGATTTTGACAACGCTTAAACTCGGCACTGGAAGACCTCTATCAACGCAACTTAAATGATCCCAATAGCTCTGTTATGCAATGCAAGAGAAAGCTCAATCCCAcagttgaaaaaataattaaaatgtgcTATTTACAAATTTGTAATCCCCAAATAACACGAAGTCGAGATTGAAATGTTTTCAAttcaagaagagaaaaagattCAAAAATTCAAGATAACAACGTACACAGTACTAAatcaaaacaagaaaaagacTTCATTTTTAAGATAAAATTCTCCATTTTCTCTCTCGTCAAACAAAATGCTCCAAGATTCATCATATAAGCTCAAAACATATCTATCTATGGACTATAAACACAGCCCTTGAAGAGCAGGAGAAGAGAAAGCAACAGAGGCCCACCTCAAGAGAAAGAAACATCATCGTCTATGCCAAAAGCAGCCATGCAATAACATTAATCTAACAAAAAGGGGTGAATGAAAAAGAGAGTCTTTTTATGAAAAGCAGCTAGCACCGCAGGTTGTGAGAATAAGCCATTGATGAACTCACCATAACAGTGAAAGAATTCTTATCCGAAACATAATGCATTTTTTATGCTGGGAATTTCGTGTTCACTGTGTGTAGTGTGGGATGAGGTGAGGTGATAGAGTGTGGAGGGGAATAGTGATGCGGGTTTTGAGGTAGTGTGGTGCGCGGTTGTTTGCTTTGTTTTGTAGGGATAGAAAGAGAAAATCTTCAACAGGagagcagcagcagccgcttgGTGGATATATCTCATCTTTATTCAATAGTCAGATTTTCAATGTGTTTTGTCAAATCTTCGCGCCCACTCGCACCCCTGGCGCGTGCCTTTTGCATCccctttcattttcatttttatttttttggaacaGTGAGCATTCGGGTTCGGATTTCGGATTGAATTTTTGCTCAATCCGATTCGATCTGAAACtatgaaattttatgaaaaaatgaATCCGATCCAATTCAAATTGTATGAAATTATCGGAATTTAAACTATGAAATCTAATTGATTCGAAAAAAATCCAAAACTgcataaaaatatttcataaattcaaaatttcaataccaaaaatttgaaattccgTACTAGATACAAAAATCTAATAATAATTTCTCCAACACAAAGATATTATATTTGTtagatttataattataatatatgtataatagGTATGtatgttatagtatattttagattttaaaatattCGACACCCGAATTCCACattattagtatgatattgtccgctttgattttgctcttggggtactttTCAAAAGGTCCACATGCAAATGGAATTTTGGTAGCTCacatatatgcttgcaactcttttTCACTCTCCAATGTGAGATATGATTTGCTTCCCCAAGACGACCTGATCTGATCCGAACCAAAATGCGAAAACTCCAAAATGCAAATCTGAGAAATTCGAATTGAATTTTAGATTTGATTTAAAtcggattttttttatattgctcACTCCTAATTTAGGGGTATAGATTATCAAATTATCTAAAGAGCGTTTTATACATGGATTATGAATGAGTGATCTTACCACCAAGCTCCACTATCTTACCTCAAATTCTCATTTCTAGACATGTGAACAAAACAATAgttaaaataaatacaaattttaaGGGCCCAACCGGGTTCGAACCGGTGACCTATTGATCTGCAGTCAATTGCTCTACCACTGAGCTATGGACCCTTGGATGTCAATTAAGCTTTGATAATAGAGTAAACAATGAATAATTCATTTCTTGTAGCACTGGAATCATCTCGAAAAATGTAAATAAACAGAGTTCGCTGTAAACTCATCCATTTCAGATACCGATTTACAGAAAATGGACCCCAAAACGGACAAGTTAGTGAGGAGGACAACCATGATAGCCACTGCCACAGCTTCTTATCTTCTACTCACGGCTGATTACGGTCCTGAACCCAACTTTCTTGATCCCGTAACTACCTTAATCCTCTcgctttctttttaattttttttattttggtgccttttgttttgattttatttgttgtgcTCCTAATTTATACCAGTTTAGAATTGCTACTCAATTGGATTTTCACTTGCCATTAGTTCGATTCGAGGTTTGATTGGAGAAGGAAATCCTAGGCTACGATATTGGATTGGGTAGTCTTGGCGCTAATTGAGTTGAAGAGAAGAATCTCACAAATAAAATTGAgaatttttgaaatttggattgATGTTACTATAGATAAATGAATCTGCTTGCTGGTAGTGGCCCGTGGGGAATTAGGAATAATTTTATCCCACTTTTTCACCTCTAATTTTGGGGGAATCACTTGctaaaacaaattaatagtagtaaataCATTCATTAATTAAGATGCATACAGAGGATTAGGAAGGTGAAAGTGGGAATATGCAGCTATGTGAATTAAGCTAAAGTCCAACTTTGTTAATTTTTGTTGTAGTTTCTGATACTAGATCATAGAGTATTACTGTTGTATTGATGTTAAAAGTTGTTACCAAATACTACAACACAAGGGAGGTTTTTGGATGAGATTCTCAGCAACGCAGCATAGTAGAAGTTACAGGGGAGTTGGCTGAAATTCTAGTGATGCGTTTTACTTACGGGAGAGCTATGCAGAACTTAAAATATGTATCATATGCATTGCCCTTGATATGACTTGAGTCGCCTTAAATTGAAGAGTTGAACTGAACTATTAAGGGAGTTCCAACAAATGCATACACTCATCTTGAACACAAGCATAGGTGGTATGCTTTCACCAAGCTGGTGCATATGATTATGTGCAAAAGATGTGATTTCTTGATTCCTATGTTTTCAAACGTGAGAAAGCATGTCATGTGATTCATTCTTTGCTAGGATGTAGATTGTACACAACAACCACTGCCTCTTAGTTTCTGTTATTCCAATACTCAATTAAAAGCAGTCTGGTTTTGTTGTCTTGCAGCATTATTCGGAAACAGAAAATGTGATTTTCTGGTTTCAGCAACCAGCAAGTCATGATTTTATAACTCTCCATCGTTTTCCTTGGATAGTAGAACTCATAATAATACTATGCATTATTTCTTCGTTTGTCCTTTTCATTGGATGGGGTGGAAAGCACACTTTGTTGTTGGTTGCAAAATAGAGAATAAGAGCATTTTTTAGCTTTGCCAATGTTGAATTTCATACATTCATCTCTACTAGTGATACTTGTGATCACAATGCCACGGGAGAGAATTAGTAAATATGCTTTATTGCCGAGCTCTTGATGTTTACTGCCTAATGACAGATAAAAGATGCTGTGGAATCAGCAAAACAGTCGGTGAAAGCGTTCGTTTTTGGATTGAAGAAGGAAACTCCACAAAGTGAGATCGAAAAGCCTCCTTCAGCTGCTTCAGAGAAACACTCATAGTATGTTAAATGCTACATTCCTGATAATAGCTTGCTACAGTTTCTATAACACAATCTGTATAATCGGAAACTGCATTTTTCGATTTTGCCCAGTTTTGTGAATGCTATTTCCTAACATAATACTTTTGCTATGGTTGAGAGTTATCTTTTACATGTTGTCTTA contains:
- the LOC121750040 gene encoding AT-hook motif nuclear-localized protein 9-like isoform X2, whose amino-acid sequence is MDQREAMALQGSASYYLHQGNADSVMGLQGSPGMNSLTNPGLQYQTNTGRNMMGSSLPLDTSSTMSPHGMSVGPPPALGVGPPPAMMQGEPVRRKRGRPRKYGRDSAVSLALSPSTSNPVPFVRPTQKRRGRPPGTGRKHQQIPLGGSIFTVPGKLVPRIINVAVGEGRQSTVILSGNGTISAVNIRISSSGGSVTYEGRFDILSLTGSYAQNDVNAPHGPVGCLNVTLSGPDGRVIGGGVESVMVACSPVQVVVASLLPRTSKMKNVAGGTSADSEDRTVGNLVIPANA
- the LOC121800074 gene encoding uncharacterized protein LOC121800074 produces the protein MDPKTDKLVRRTTMIATATASYLLLTADYGPEPNFLDPIKDAVESAKQSVKAFVFGLKKETPQSEIEKPPSAASEKHS